One segment of Actinomyces sp. 432 DNA contains the following:
- a CDS encoding D-alanine--D-alanine ligase family protein codes for MSVPSAAGAVSNGVTADSSLVSSASATSASPGSRPARHARKPRVAVVFGGRSGEHTISCATAAGVLDAIDRDRYDVVPVGITRQGQWVLVDDDPDALRLDDARPPVEITTDGLGRGELAMRLGGGKLTAITPAGPEVLGAVDVVLPLLHGPYGEDGTIQGMLEMLGLPYVGCGVLASAAGMDKQVTKVLLQAAGIPTAPHVLVEPHRWRRDKDAILAQCADLARPLFVKPARAGSSLGISRLEDLSDLEAAIESARAVDPKVLVESGIVGREIEVAVLAGHGDDAPRVAEPGEIVMDAAHGAGEFYDYETKYLAHDAVAMVCPARIAPAERELLMRRAAEAFIAIGGEGLTRVDFFLTPDGEAIVNEVNTMPGFTPFSMYPYMWQVSGLPYRDLVTELIELALERPRDVNR; via the coding sequence ATGTCGGTCCCCAGCGCAGCAGGCGCAGTCAGCAATGGTGTAACCGCGGATTCCAGCCTCGTGAGCTCCGCGTCGGCCACATCGGCGAGCCCGGGCTCCCGGCCTGCCCGTCATGCGCGCAAGCCGCGGGTCGCCGTCGTCTTCGGCGGGCGCAGCGGCGAGCACACCATCTCCTGCGCTACCGCCGCCGGCGTGCTGGACGCCATCGACCGGGACCGCTACGACGTCGTGCCCGTAGGCATCACCCGGCAGGGCCAGTGGGTGCTCGTGGATGACGATCCCGACGCCCTGCGCCTGGACGATGCCCGCCCCCCGGTGGAGATCACCACCGACGGGCTCGGCCGCGGTGAACTCGCCATGCGGCTGGGAGGCGGGAAGCTGACCGCGATCACCCCCGCCGGCCCTGAGGTTCTCGGCGCCGTCGACGTGGTCCTGCCGCTGCTGCACGGCCCCTACGGTGAGGACGGCACCATCCAGGGCATGCTGGAGATGCTGGGCCTGCCCTACGTGGGCTGCGGTGTGCTCGCCTCCGCCGCCGGCATGGACAAGCAGGTCACCAAGGTCCTGCTGCAGGCCGCAGGCATCCCCACCGCGCCGCATGTGCTCGTCGAGCCGCACCGGTGGCGCCGGGACAAGGACGCCATCCTCGCCCAGTGCGCCGACCTGGCCCGCCCCCTGTTCGTCAAGCCCGCCCGCGCCGGATCCTCCCTGGGCATCAGCCGGCTGGAGGACCTTTCCGACCTGGAGGCGGCCATCGAGTCCGCCCGCGCGGTGGACCCCAAGGTGCTGGTCGAGTCCGGCATCGTCGGCCGCGAGATCGAGGTCGCCGTCCTCGCCGGACACGGCGACGACGCCCCCCGCGTGGCAGAGCCCGGCGAGATCGTCATGGACGCCGCCCACGGCGCCGGGGAGTTCTACGACTACGAGACCAAGTACCTGGCCCATGACGCCGTCGCCATGGTCTGCCCCGCCCGCATCGCCCCGGCCGAGCGCGAGCTGCTTATGCGCCGTGCCGCGGAGGCGTTCATCGCCATCGGTGGGGAGGGGCTGACCCGGGTCGACTTCTTCCTCACCCCGGACGGGGAGGCGATCGTCAACGAGGTCAACACGATGCCCGGCTTCACGCCCTTCTCCATGTACCCCTACATGTGGCAGGTATCCGGGCTGCCCTACCGCGACCTGGTCACCGAGTTGATAGAACTGGCGCTGGAGCGCCCCAGAGATGTCAACCGCTGA
- a CDS encoding AMIN-like domain-containing (lipo)protein has protein sequence MTRPSPLPRMLTPTLALLLTGTLALGACGSGDGAPEASAPTVTAGPTDSTASAAPSDDAPAPASPSALQTPTSTRSLTREETDPSGAPAWGTGADGQAAADGSALVISDVRIGSHDDEDYSRFVVEFSGEGTPGWSAQWTDQAHTQGKGDPINVEGDFTLVVTGTGVTMPISEEQQAVAYTDPVRFDFDALGRDDDEGIEEAYIDLAFEDQFQVVLGTDSQTYRIFTLTNPTRLVIDVADDDIDDD, from the coding sequence ATGACACGCCCAAGCCCGCTCCCCCGCATGCTCACCCCCACCCTGGCCCTGCTACTGACCGGCACGCTCGCACTGGGCGCCTGCGGCTCCGGCGACGGCGCCCCGGAGGCATCCGCGCCGACTGTGACCGCCGGTCCCACCGACAGCACTGCCTCCGCGGCGCCCAGCGACGATGCCCCGGCACCCGCGTCCCCCAGCGCCTTGCAGACGCCCACCAGCACCAGATCGCTCACTCGGGAGGAGACCGACCCGTCCGGCGCTCCAGCCTGGGGCACCGGCGCCGACGGCCAGGCGGCGGCCGACGGCTCGGCACTGGTCATCTCCGACGTGCGCATCGGCTCCCATGACGACGAGGACTACTCCCGCTTCGTGGTGGAGTTCTCCGGTGAGGGCACCCCGGGCTGGTCGGCGCAGTGGACCGATCAGGCCCACACCCAGGGCAAGGGGGACCCGATCAACGTCGAGGGCGACTTCACGCTGGTAGTCACCGGCACCGGCGTAACCATGCCGATCAGCGAGGAGCAGCAGGCGGTGGCCTACACCGATCCGGTGCGCTTCGATTTCGACGCCCTCGGGCGTGACGACGACGAGGGCATTGAGGAGGCCTACATCGACCTGGCCTTCGAGGACCAGTTCCAGGTGGTGCTGGGCACCGACTCCCAGACCTACCGGATCTTCACGCTGACGAACCCGACCCGCCTGGTGATCGACGTCGCCGACGACGACATCGACGACGACTGA